The Micavibrio sp. TMED2 genome includes a window with the following:
- a CDS encoding MFS transporter — protein sequence MTATSSETGALAPLREPAFAALWVATVISNVGTWMHDVGAAWLMTELAPSPAIVSLVQAATTLPIFLFAVLAGALADICDRRRLLIVVNILMASTVAVFTALVAVEMVTPVTLLAFTFLLGTGAAFMAPAWQAIVPTLVRRETLSAAVSLNSVGINISRAIGPALAGLLIVSVGVAAPFALNFISTLGIIAVLVWWRPAQAEQSTLPTEHILGAMWTGLRFARHSSELGHTLVRAVGFFLFASAYWTMLPLIAREVLQGGAQLYGLLMGSVGAGAVLGAVIMPKLRQKLGPDWMVALGTIGTALVLVVFAVVPNQIAALIAAACAGASWIAVLSTLNVSAQVALPNWVRARGLSIFLMVFFGTMAAGSIIWGQLAGIAGIPVSMLIAAAGLVLAIPLTWRFKLGSGAEIDFTPSMHWPAPPVELDQADYKRSVTITVQYRVAPDNRQAFLNLMQQLKRVRQRHGGYGWQILQEPGQADMVTEIWSERSWAEHLRHHERVSVTDKELQDRIAALLSDGAKPVVTHLMPAIL from the coding sequence ATGACTGCGACCTCATCGGAGACCGGTGCACTGGCACCGTTACGGGAACCCGCCTTTGCCGCCCTGTGGGTTGCAACCGTGATCTCGAATGTCGGCACATGGATGCATGATGTCGGGGCGGCCTGGCTGATGACCGAACTGGCTCCATCCCCGGCGATTGTCTCGCTCGTGCAGGCTGCCACCACATTGCCGATCTTTCTGTTCGCCGTGCTGGCGGGTGCTCTCGCCGATATCTGCGATCGCCGACGGCTGCTGATCGTGGTCAATATACTGATGGCCTCTACGGTTGCCGTCTTTACCGCACTGGTCGCGGTCGAGATGGTGACGCCGGTGACGCTGCTGGCCTTTACCTTTCTGCTCGGCACCGGTGCGGCCTTCATGGCACCGGCCTGGCAGGCGATTGTGCCAACGCTGGTCAGGCGCGAGACGCTGTCCGCCGCCGTATCCCTGAACTCGGTCGGCATCAATATCAGCCGGGCCATCGGTCCGGCGCTTGCCGGTCTTCTGATCGTGTCCGTGGGTGTTGCCGCACCCTTCGCGCTCAACTTTATCTCCACGCTCGGCATTATCGCGGTGCTGGTCTGGTGGCGACCGGCACAGGCCGAACAAAGTACATTACCGACCGAGCACATCCTCGGTGCCATGTGGACCGGTCTGCGCTTTGCCAGACATAGTTCTGAGCTGGGACACACATTGGTACGGGCTGTGGGCTTCTTCCTGTTCGCCAGCGCGTATTGGACCATGCTGCCGCTGATCGCGCGTGAGGTGCTGCAGGGCGGTGCTCAACTCTATGGTCTGCTGATGGGCAGTGTCGGGGCCGGGGCCGTGCTGGGTGCCGTCATCATGCCGAAACTGCGGCAGAAGCTGGGACCGGACTGGATGGTGGCGCTGGGGACGATCGGGACGGCACTGGTGCTGGTTGTCTTTGCCGTTGTGCCGAACCAGATTGCTGCCCTGATCGCGGCGGCCTGTGCCGGGGCCAGCTGGATTGCCGTGCTCTCGACGCTCAATGTATCGGCGCAGGTGGCCTTGCCGAACTGGGTTCGCGCCCGTGGTCTGTCGATTTTCCTGATGGTGTTCTTCGGTACCATGGCAGCGGGCAGCATCATCTGGGGCCAGCTTGCCGGTATCGCCGGTATTCCGGTCAGTATGCTGATTGCAGCCGCCGGTCTGGTGCTGGCAATACCGCTCACATGGCGCTTCAAACTGGGCAGCGGTGCCGAAATCGACTTCACACCGTCAATGCATTGGCCAGCCCCACCGGTGGAACTCGATCAGGCGGATTACAAACGCTCCGTGACGATCACCGTGCAGTACCGGGTCGCGCCGGATAACCGGCAGGCGTTCCTCAACCTCATGCAGCAACTGAAACGGGTCAGGCAACGCCATGGCGGCTATGGCTGGCAGATACTGCAGGAACCCGGTCAGGCAGATATGGTCACCGAAATCTGGTCGGAAAGATCATGGGCCGAACATCTGCGTCACCATGAGCGCGTCTCGGTAACGGACAAAGAGC